In one Chitinophaga sancti genomic region, the following are encoded:
- a CDS encoding LytR/AlgR family response regulator transcription factor: MIKAVIIDDERNSRDIISLMLEKYCPQVEIVATASDCADGIATIRKFQPELVFLDLEMPDGTGFDVLLGTQDVTPFEAVFVTAFEKKFLHTIRFSEVEIILKPIDRESLTTAITVISARLAAGKSKERYKVLLGNFSKGRNTSMELVLPQVEGDDKKIGLTTITYLEASGDKTLFYLDDHHQVLANRPFRYYADLFSTLKFYQVNNLQMVQMSQIGHVSTEGGNVVMRNGVTLEIAERRKKDLLLHLKQYK, encoded by the coding sequence ATGATAAAGGCCGTAATTATAGATGACGAGCGCAATAGCCGGGACATTATTTCCCTTATGCTGGAAAAATATTGTCCGCAGGTAGAAATTGTAGCTACTGCTTCTGACTGTGCTGATGGCATTGCCACCATCCGGAAATTCCAGCCCGAGCTGGTCTTTCTCGACCTTGAAATGCCTGATGGAACCGGGTTTGATGTATTACTCGGCACACAGGATGTAACACCTTTCGAAGCGGTATTTGTCACTGCTTTTGAAAAGAAATTTCTGCATACCATCCGCTTCAGCGAAGTGGAAATAATATTAAAACCGATAGACCGGGAAAGCTTAACTACTGCCATTACTGTTATCAGTGCACGACTGGCAGCAGGTAAGAGCAAAGAACGGTACAAAGTACTACTGGGAAATTTTAGTAAGGGCCGAAATACAAGTATGGAGCTGGTATTGCCACAGGTGGAAGGAGATGATAAAAAAATCGGCCTGACAACCATCACTTATCTTGAGGCTTCCGGTGATAAAACTTTATTCTACCTGGATGATCATCATCAGGTGCTGGCGAACCGGCCGTTCAGGTATTATGCAGATCTGTTCAGTACTTTGAAATTTTACCAGGTCAATAATCTGCAGATGGTGCAAATGAGTCAGATCGGGCATGTAAGTACGGAAGGAGGAAATGTGGTGATGCGCAATGGCGTAACCCTGGAAATTGCGGAACGGCGAAAGAAAGATCTGTTGCTACATTTGAAACAATATAAATAA
- the rho gene encoding transcription termination factor Rho, translated as MYDILQLNDMLVPELLDIAEKLDVPNAKKLSKQDLIYKILDKQAVMASEGNPANGEEKKTRKRKSTKKEDEHEHEEPVAEAASDEKPKRGRKPGSLNKAKEVEEPKASDNKPKKKNFDIDLDSIPSLTFDDDDDEIIPQFTEDEEDEEEEVIATKAPVAAAKKVVEEDEEEEEEEEDDDDFVMPEEPIVPQKQRFNNKQKEPAFNIEFDGIILSEGVLEMMPDGYGFLRSSDYNYLSSPDDIYVSPSQIKLFGLKTGDTVKGSVRPPKEGEKYFALLKVETINGKSPEEVRDRVPFDYLTPLFPFEKLRLTTTSNNYSTRIMDMFTPIGKGQRGLIVAQPKVGKTMLLKEVANAIATNHPEVYLMVVLIDERPEEVTDMERSVKAEVIASTFDEPAEKHVKVSAIALQKAKRLVECGHDVVILLDSITRLARAHNTVAPASGKVLSGGVEANAMQKPKQFFGAARKIENGGSLTILATALIDTGSKMDEVIFEEFKGTGNMELQLDRKLANRRIFPAIDVSASSTRRDDLLLDKDHLKRLHILRNHLADMNTEESMHFMLQHMRGTKNNEEFLISMNG; from the coding sequence ATGTACGACATCTTACAACTGAACGACATGCTCGTTCCTGAGCTGCTTGACATTGCAGAGAAACTGGATGTGCCAAACGCCAAAAAACTGAGCAAACAGGATCTTATCTACAAAATTCTCGACAAGCAGGCAGTAATGGCCTCAGAAGGTAACCCGGCCAATGGAGAAGAAAAGAAGACACGTAAACGGAAATCAACAAAAAAGGAAGACGAGCACGAACACGAAGAACCAGTAGCAGAAGCCGCATCAGATGAAAAACCAAAACGCGGCAGAAAACCTGGATCACTCAATAAAGCTAAAGAAGTTGAAGAACCTAAGGCATCCGACAACAAACCCAAAAAGAAAAACTTCGATATAGACCTGGATAGTATTCCTTCCCTGACATTTGATGACGACGACGATGAAATCATCCCTCAGTTCACTGAAGACGAGGAGGATGAAGAGGAAGAAGTAATTGCTACCAAGGCACCCGTTGCTGCTGCTAAAAAAGTAGTGGAAGAAGACGAGGAAGAAGAAGAGGAGGAAGAGGATGACGACGACTTCGTAATGCCTGAAGAGCCTATTGTGCCGCAGAAACAACGTTTCAACAACAAGCAGAAAGAACCTGCTTTCAATATAGAATTTGATGGTATTATCCTCAGTGAAGGTGTACTCGAAATGATGCCTGATGGCTATGGTTTCCTCCGCTCTTCCGATTATAACTACCTCAGTTCTCCTGATGATATTTACGTGTCTCCTTCCCAGATCAAATTATTCGGTCTGAAAACAGGCGATACCGTTAAAGGTTCCGTTAGACCTCCGAAAGAAGGTGAGAAATATTTCGCACTCCTGAAAGTAGAAACTATCAATGGTAAATCACCTGAAGAAGTACGTGACCGCGTACCTTTCGATTACCTGACACCGCTGTTTCCTTTCGAGAAACTGCGTCTTACTACTACTTCCAATAACTACTCTACCCGTATCATGGACATGTTTACCCCTATCGGTAAAGGTCAGCGTGGTTTGATTGTAGCACAGCCAAAGGTTGGTAAAACCATGTTGCTGAAAGAAGTAGCTAACGCAATCGCAACGAATCACCCCGAAGTTTATCTAATGGTAGTGCTCATCGATGAGCGTCCGGAAGAGGTAACCGATATGGAACGTAGCGTAAAGGCAGAAGTCATCGCTTCTACCTTCGATGAACCAGCCGAAAAACATGTGAAAGTTTCTGCCATCGCCCTGCAAAAGGCAAAACGCCTGGTAGAATGCGGACATGATGTGGTGATCCTGCTGGATTCTATCACCCGTCTCGCCCGTGCCCACAATACCGTAGCTCCTGCTTCTGGTAAGGTACTGAGTGGTGGTGTGGAAGCAAATGCTATGCAGAAACCAAAACAATTCTTTGGTGCAGCCCGTAAGATCGAAAATGGTGGTTCACTCACCATCCTCGCTACTGCACTGATCGATACTGGTTCTAAAATGGACGAAGTGATCTTCGAAGAATTCAAAGGTACCGGTAACATGGAATTACAACTGGATCGTAAACTGGCGAACAGACGTATCTTCCCTGCCATCGACGTATCAGCTTCCTCTACCCGCCGTGATGATCTGCTCCTTGATAAAGATCATCTGAAACGCCTGCACATTCTCCGCAATCACCTCGCGGATATGAATACAGAAGAATCTATGCACTTCATGTTACAGCACATGAGGGGGACTAAAAATAATGAAGAGTTCCTGATCTCCATGAACGGATAA